The DNA segment GCCCCTCTTCTTTTTCATGTTTGCCACGTGACGCGTCGCAGCCATTTGCTCTGAATCTTGTTCACAGAACCAGACAGCGTGGGTCAAATGAAGCGGAAATGGAACTTTTTAACCTTAACTCCGCAGGCACCTCTCATCTCCGTTCCAGTTTCACCCTCTCAGCGGAGCCTGGTGCTGCCGCaggatgctgggggggggggggacaggttaGGGATGACCTTGAGGAAGTCTGCTTTCATTCTGGGGTGTTGTGTGTGTATCGATGGGAGATGATTAGAGTCAGCTCAGGTTGTAGGAGGCTGGGCTGGGAAGTTCTTGGTTCAAGGATCCGgcgtggtgggggggtgatgttCGTCATACCTGCTGGACTGATGTTCAGTCTGGTCTGGGTGGGAATTTTGTTCTTTGATTGCTTATTTCCTCCTCGTGGAGATGCAGCCGATTCTTAACGTCCATGtcgctcctcctgcagcatccaTCCCCTGAGGCCTGACATATGCGACCCAATGTTGCCACAGGAAGCAACAGATGAACAGAGACGCATCACTTCCTGAATGAAAGACCCCCACTCTGCCTCATTCTTGTGTAACAGGTGGGCGTGACAGATTTTTAGCATCCCGTTCTCGTTTGTCCTTGAGCTTTGGTTGTGTTTTAAAACCCTTCCTCTCTGTCCGCCCATCAGATCGCATCAGAACCCGACGGCCAGACCGTTGCCATGTCGACTTCATCGCTACGGCGACAAGTAAAGAACATCGTCCACAATTACTCGGAGGCTGAAATCAAGGTTGTGTTTTGCTCGGCTTAATTGGATTTTCAACACCCCCGCTCTCATTTGTCTGTGATTTAAAAGCCGTCCCCGCGTCCTTCAGCATACCTGACGGCTGCTGATAACGTGATATTTATTTTCTACGGCCCCCAGCGCCCTCCCCCGTGATACAGACGGGCTGGTCTCAATGACTTTGACGTGTTAACCCGTGTCTTGGTTAACGCTGTGTGTCGATCCCAAGGTTAGAGAGGCGACGTCCAATGACCCATGGGGCCCCAGCAGCTCTCTGATGTCAGAGATTGCCGACCTCACTTACAATGTTGTGGCCTTCTCAGAAATCATGAGCATGGTGTGGAAGCGCCTCAATGACCACGGCAAGAACTGGAGACACGTGTACAAGGTTGGTGTGTTGATTCAGGCCTAATTACCTCGATTtgtattttctcctctttggtGATTGAAAAGAGGCGTTTACATAATTGTGATTCTTGAAAATGGTGTTTCGTCTcaagttttgttttctgtttgattttattgAGTTCTTATCTAATCGGGCCATCCTTCAGTACCTTTAAACACCATGTTAGTTTAGTTTATGACATTCGGTTATTAAACTGCCAAGATGACAAAGTCTAATGCAACCTCTGACATCAACAAGGTTATGAATTATTTTCAGAATTAGTTTAAAGTTTTCATTACTTGCTAAGGTAATTTGGGGTTTTTCCTAATGGATCTACCAGTATTTATCAGCTTCAggtccccccatatgagcctggtcctgctcaaggtttcttcctgttaaaggggagtttttcctgccactgttgcttgttgggggtcaggccctgggattctggaaagggcctagagacaattttgattgttaaagacgctacataaataaagactgatttaaAACCTCTCCACAGGCTATGACCCTTATGGAATACCTGATCAAGACCGGTTCAGAACGCGTTGCTCAGCAATGCCGGGAAAACATTTACGCAGTCCAGACCCTCAAGGATTTTCAGTACATAGACCGGGACGGCAAAGACcaggtacacaaacacacccatgtatttaaaaagaaaaaataatgtcCACAAGCAGGGAATACAGGCAGACTAGAGTAAACATACAAAGCACATTTGTCATTGCTTACTTAAGCAGATTCCTCACGTTCAGCACAGTCCTACAGGAAGGATTTATGGATTGTTGCtagctaaatgtgtgtttaacactctgtgtgtgtgtgtgtgtgtgtgtctgtgtgtgcacttaTGTCCGTCACTTAATTAAGGAGTAAATAAAGTGTATATTTCCAGGGGGTGAATGTGCGAGAAAAAGCCAAACAGCTGGTTACACTTCTGAAAGATGAAGAGAGactaagagaggagaggatccACGCCCTCAAAACCAAAGAGAAGATGGCACAGACCTCTAGTGGTGAGACCAGCGCCCAGCATGTTTTTCTCTAATGATCCGGCAGCGCTTCACGTTGGTTCTGTTGGTTCCTTCCCtagcctcctcagctccttcagcgcCCAGCATCGGGGGCAGCCTGTCCGCGGGTTCCCAATCAGGAGGTGCAGACCCCGATCAGGCCTGGCCACAGAGCTCTGGAGAGGAagatctgcagctccagctggctTTGGCTATGAGTAAAGAGGAAGCAGAGCAGGTAACGTGGACAGGAAGGGTTCTGCCAGATTACCGCTCTCTTAGATTTGGATTAAAGCGTAACACCATAAAGTTTTTCCATGCGTACAGAAAAGGATATCACAGGCTTTTTGTTTCTGAATGTACAGCTAGCTTTGCTCTCACTTTGTAATGCCTGACCTCCCCCAGACTAGCATGGACACTTTGGAGGATGCAGAGGTCCGCTATGCTATGACACTCAGCAAAGAGCTGCAGCAAAAGGTCAGGGGCAGAGTGTGTGCCCACGTGACTTCCCAGCCAGCCAtgaatctgtctgtctgtcgatTTTAACTTCTGAAGCACGCGTCGAGTTGTCATCCTTCAAGGAAAATCATACCTAACATGCCATTTTGATCAAGACAAATTTGCTTCAGTTTGAATAATTCCTTTCTTTTCGTTCAGAAAACTGTATGAGGGCTGCACAATATCAGGAAAACCCAACATCGTTGAGGTTTATTGCACTGATCatctaaaataaaaaccatGTTGGTGTTTATTTCACTCCTGTAGCTTCTACAGGTGCTCGAACGTCTAACTCACTCAGATCCCGTCTGATTGGCCAAATGCTCTTGTATAAAACTCATGTGGCCGTTGGAATATCAGCATTTATTACAGATCAGGCCACTGATTGTGATATATTGTGCAGCCCTCGTATATTATCTGTTATCATCTGCAGCAGTGGGTTCGATCTGAACAGTGTCCAATCACAGTCCAACGATACATTTAACTGGAGCCTTAAATGTGTCTGAAATTGACGAATGTTTGGTTAAATTCAACTTTATAAGGACTGATTATccttctctgctcttctctttttttaatggcaTGCCTGCAGAATGAGTAGCGACTCCTCTTTCTTATCTTTTACAAATTTCCTCTTTTGAAACATCCGTGTATTGTGTTCTCTAATAAGGGAAATGATTTGTGCCTGTGTCAGCAGCGTCCTTCTCTTAGTCACACGTGTGTCCACCATAGTTTGTAATAATCACCCAGTTTTGACAAAGATAATTGGTCCTTGAGCAGAGAGGTTTACTGTTTGGAAACCATCTTGGGACATTTTTATGTTCTCATTTTCTCCCTGAAGAGTTCCCAGAAAGTTAGAATGAAGTGATTTTCTTACGATCACGATTATTTTCAGTCAGAAGACATTTCTAAAATTGCAGTCTGCCCCCGGTCACATGTATGTGTGGCTCATTATTATCCCCGAGTCAGGTGACAAGGCGGTTGCTGACGGCGTCTCTGTAATTGGCAGGAAGAGCGGCTGCGCAGGGGCGACGACCTGAGACTGCAGATGGCCATCGAAGAGAGCAAGAGGGAGAAGCTGAAGCCTGAGGAGGTACGTGTGAACCTCGGCCCCCTCCCCGGTCTCTGAGGTCCGCCTTGACATCATGGCCTCAGTCTGTATAAATATTGATGTCTATTATTTTGACAGGGGGCTTTGATGGAACTAAGCGCCGTCGACCCCTGGGGGGCCCCTGCCTCAGCTGCCACTGCAGGCTCTGCTggtccctctcctccacccatGGTAGCGGCCCCTGGGGTATCGGGTCCTTGGGGAACAGCTTCCACAGACCCATGGGGGGTAGCGTCTCCCACATCTCCTAATAGCACGGACCCCTGGGGTGGGGGAGCCCCGCCGCCCTCTGTAGCTCCCCCACCAGACCCCTGGGGGGAGACTAACAACGCAGTAAACAACGTGGACCCCTGGGGAAGCTCAGGTAAACGAATTCTGCAGCCAGTCGGGTTTTTGGGAACGTGCTCATCACCTCATATGTGGAAGGAACCGGACGCGGCTCGTGGACCTGCTCCTCACCCCACCGGCCCATTCTCTGTAAATTTCCACATCACGTGTTGACCATCATGCTCTCAAATCATTCCGTGCACGCTCACATGCTTCCGTTTTGTCACGACAAAAGCAAGCATGCTGAATGTATGAATGTGTTCTCCCTGTCTGAACCGCGGATGTTTTTATCCTCTCGTTTTTACCCAGGACCGAGTCGCTACCACAGCTCTCGTCTGACACCCCCTGGATTGCTAATTTTCATCTCTCCTTTATCTCCTTAAGCCACAGCGATTAAAACGGCCAAATCAGAACGTTGTAGAGAAaaagcagctctgctctcagctTTCAGTTTGATTCGATTGAGGTCGAGGAGAGAATCCCAGCCCAGCTTCCTGTTCCCTCCATTTTTTTTGTGAATTGTACTCGTGAAGTGTTGTGTTAACCCTCCCCTgcatctccccctcccctgtAGCTGTGACCCCCCCCAGTGCCGACCCTTGGGGGCCCCCCGTGCCACCCAGCACAACTTCTTCGGGGGGCCCAGTAGACCCCTGGGCGAGAGACGGGCCTGTCCCCGCCTCTGACCCTGTCACCTCCGACATCTGGAGTGGCACCGCCAAACACACTAACGGCACAGGTACATTCCCATTTCACCCATTACGGATTCACCAATACTCaggtgctggttctgctcctgtgaTGGGGAATTGCCAGAGCAAACTGGTGTATCCACCATCGTCTCCGATTTCACCctcctctgtgtctgcatcATTAATGTCAGTGTTGTCGTCTTTGAGGAGACtttcatttacatctgtttGATGTCTGACGAGTACTTTAAGTGTCATTTCCTCCGTTTCTGCAAATGTATAGTTATATTATCCATCAGCTATTCTTTCTATTCTTTAGGAGACCCAGAGCGGTGGGAGTCACCAGCACTGGGCTGCGACAGCTCGGGCTCGCCAgtgccctttgacctttcatCACTCGGTTCCTCGCTTCCTGTTCGTAAGACTCCAGAGTCCTTCCTCGGCCCCAATGCGGCCCTAGTGGATCTGGATTCCTTGGTGTCGTCTaaacccaaaccaaaacagcctccacctccttccaTCTCTACATCTTCAACTAACAACCCCTTTCTCCAGAACACCGGTCAGTCCAAACTGCTTCCTTCTTTACTTCATTAATCAGAATCTGGCATCTACTAAAACGAGCTACCTTCGGTTTCATCCGGTGTTTCGGCCTCCGCATTATAGAATGTGTTGGCATGGGATATTGTCCTGGAAAGGTTCCAGTCTCCACGCACCACATCACAAATCAACACTTAGAGCCTAAATCTGATCCACTGCCACCTTGCCATCAGACCCTGACtgacaacaaacagaaataattgaTTTCTGATCAGTGGGCGGGCCAACTGAGTCCTCTCAACTAAAGCCTCGATAGCCAGCCTTCCcaaggaagaggaaaaatgtCTAGGAAAGGGTGTGAAACGGGATAATACATAGCTGGAGTAACTGTGATTGTGTTCGCCTTTGGCCTGCAGGTTCCTCTCCAGCCCCTGGTATGGCGGTAACTCCGGGCAGCACCATCTCAAGTAGAGGGGTTTCTCCGACACCTGCTTCCTCCAACCCTTTCGGCGTGGCTCCGTCCATGACCTCCATCTCACCACAGCCCTCATCACTTGGTCTGAGCGGCCTCCGCTCCAGTCCCGTGCCTCCCAATCCCATGTTGAGCCTGGTGCAACCCGGAATGGGCCTGAGCCCAATGAATGTGGGTATGGGGGCTCCAGGAATGAGCCTGGGCATGATGCAGGCCAGCCCCATGGGCATCCCCTACAGCGGGCACTCGCCTCTGGCTCCCGCAGGCTCGTCTCTGTTGGGGCCTGGAGTTGCAGTGCCCCCCCAGCCTATTTTGGGCATgcctgctggagcaggagggATGATGGGAGCGGGAGGATCAATGGGAGGCGCAACGACGACAGGAGCGGGCACCAACCCGTTTCTTCTTTGAGGAAGTGTCACCACTACTTTGCCCACTTGTTTCAAGTCATACCTGCTGCCCACATCAACcaacacccccgcccccccccccccccgcccccaataCAGTGtgtctgaaaagaaaagaaaaaacatcgaCATCTctatatttaaagaaaagaaaagaaaatctaaaaaaaaaaatgcttttctgtTCCTCAGAAGcattatttcatttcctttcatttcagttGGGCTGTTTGTGGGTGGGAAATAGAgatctatttatttttgtttaaattcCATTTTGTTCTGTATTGTTCTTCATGTGGTGTTTCTCAGTGCTGTCTTGCGATGAAGGTGAGCTTCTGTCACGTGCGTTTACTCTAACAGTCCTGCACGAGCGAACGCGGCCACAATCGGGCGGAGGAGAGCAACGTTATGACCTCTCCCTCCGTCGCTCCCCCTCGTGAGCTTGAAtgaagatttcttttttaacaaaCTCCAGACTGAGACATGAACTGACAAACCCGCATTAACATTTCAGACATAAGGTGGTCAACTCTTTCACTTTAATTTAATTGAATGTTAAGTGTAATTTATTCTATTATTTTCAAATTTTTGGGAAACAATAAACAAGGAGGATCACTCGATGCCATTTAAatcaaatcctttttttttttttctccccttgaTTTGTTGTAGAAATGTAAGACGAGCTGTGACATCTGACAAATGTTTGTCtaaatgtgtgtgaatgagCACTTGAGTATGAACCAATGCAGATGCCGTTTTCTCCGTATATCTATCAGTGCGTCTTCATTTTTTGTGTTTGATCTTATTTCGGCCGCTCGAAGTGGAAGAAATGGAGCCCATTACTGTTTTTAACAATTTTCACACGTATGAAGACAATGTAGTGAGGATTGGAATGGAGGTTTTATCAAGGACACACATAGTTGccaattttatttctttttaaatcagcaTTTTCCAATCACATTTCAACCGGGACGCCTGGTCAACAGGAGCGCCACTGTGTGATCCGTCACACCCTGGAGGACACGGAcatgctgctgcttttaaaaacgGTTCACCAAACGAAAGGAAAAGGAGACGGACTTGGCAATGTGCTTCATGCTGTTCTTTTAATTTACTTTCATTGTTTTATATCAAGAAAAATCTTTTATTTGGTAAGGCTGAATCGTGTGGTGATGACTGAACATTCACATTTGAAAAGCGCAATGGAGAAAAAGAATTAAAAGGAATTTatgaaataaaagtaaaacaCAGGAAGCGGGTTTGCCTTTTGTGATGTGTGCTCAATCACAGTCCTGCTGAGGAGttattcatattcatatttctCTGCACCTTTTCGCTGCCTTGGACAGGAAACGTTTATGTTGC comes from the Takifugu rubripes chromosome 7, fTakRub1.2, whole genome shotgun sequence genome and includes:
- the epn1a gene encoding epsin-1 isoform X1, yielding MSTSSLRRQVKNIVHNYSEAEIKVREATSNDPWGPSSSLMSEIADLTYNVVAFSEIMSMVWKRLNDHGKNWRHVYKAMTLMEYLIKTGSERVAQQCRENIYAVQTLKDFQYIDRDGKDQGVNVREKAKQLVTLLKDEERLREERIHALKTKEKMAQTSSASSAPSAPSIGGSLSAGSQSGGADPDQAWPQSSGEEDLQLQLALAMSKEEAEQTSMDTLEDAEVRYAMTLSKELQQKEERLRRGDDLRLQMAIEESKREKLKPEEGALMELSAVDPWGAPASAATAGSAGPSPPPMVAAPGVSGPWGTASTDPWGVASPTSPNSTDPWGGGAPPPSVAPPPDPWGETNNAVNNVDPWGSSAVTPPSADPWGPPVPPSTTSSGGPVDPWARDGPVPASDPVTSDIWSGTAKHTNGTGDPERWESPALGCDSSGSPVPFDLSSLGSSLPVRKTPESFLGPNAALVDLDSLVSSKPKPKQPPPPSISTSSTNNPFLQNTGSSPAPGMAVTPGSTISSRGVSPTPASSNPFGVAPSMTSISPQPSSLGLSGLRSSPVPPNPMLSLVQPGMGLSPMNVGMGAPGMSLGMMQASPMGIPYSGHSPLAPAGSSLLGPGVAVPPQPILGMPAGAGGMMGAGGSMGGATTTGAGTNPFLL
- the epn1a gene encoding epsin-1 isoform X2; the encoded protein is MSTSSLRRQVKNIVHNYSEAEIKVREATSNDPWGPSSSLMSEIADLTYNVVAFSEIMSMVWKRLNDHGKNWRHVYKAMTLMEYLIKTGSERVAQQCRENIYAVQTLKDFQYIDRDGKDQGVNVREKAKQLVTLLKDEERLREERIHALKTKEKMAQTSSASSAPSAPSIGGSLSAGSQSGGADPDQAWPQSSGEEDLQLQLALAMSKEEAEQEERLRRGDDLRLQMAIEESKREKLKPEEGALMELSAVDPWGAPASAATAGSAGPSPPPMVAAPGVSGPWGTASTDPWGVASPTSPNSTDPWGGGAPPPSVAPPPDPWGETNNAVNNVDPWGSSAVTPPSADPWGPPVPPSTTSSGGPVDPWARDGPVPASDPVTSDIWSGTAKHTNGTGDPERWESPALGCDSSGSPVPFDLSSLGSSLPVRKTPESFLGPNAALVDLDSLVSSKPKPKQPPPPSISTSSTNNPFLQNTGSSPAPGMAVTPGSTISSRGVSPTPASSNPFGVAPSMTSISPQPSSLGLSGLRSSPVPPNPMLSLVQPGMGLSPMNVGMGAPGMSLGMMQASPMGIPYSGHSPLAPAGSSLLGPGVAVPPQPILGMPAGAGGMMGAGGSMGGATTTGAGTNPFLL